One window from the genome of Pararhizobium gei encodes:
- a CDS encoding helix-turn-helix domain-containing protein has translation MTIPLPSSDSMPLQRLDAGNVVKRFREASGYSLEDLAVTCGLTDVEILKIEKGEDTDSGRLKRVAAALQIPAATFEPL, from the coding sequence ATGACCATTCCACTTCCATCGTCCGACTCCATGCCGCTGCAGCGTCTCGACGCTGGAAACGTTGTCAAACGCTTCCGGGAGGCATCAGGATATAGTCTTGAAGATCTCGCAGTTACCTGCGGCCTGACGGACGTCGAAATCCTGAAAATAGAAAAGGGCGAAGACACGGATTCCGGCAGGCTGAAGCGCGTCGCAGCAGCGCTTCAAATCCCTGCTGCAACCTTCGAACCTCTGTAA
- a CDS encoding O-antigen ligase family protein — protein MKIAKASLITAGDNGAYAIVALALSLFVFAYSARFGQASILLYYALWLPLLLVDYRGVLGNPARYAWLFAFAIFACLSFSWSAAPGVTVRAGLQYFSHVVCAVIAMRVIDTRSMTRGLIAGTGIVLAYSLLFGVYHLDPLDGGYSFVGAFASKNQLGFYASLGVYFAFACVFLLRDRGIWIFPTAAVGLMSAYCLYASQSATSALTTVAVIGISLGLHVLAPLSPQTRKTVFVAVAIVGVVGVVGAIYGGAVDSVLGIFGKDSTLTGRTYLWQQGIEAAGATPLIGVGYQAYWVQGFAEAERLWEEFYIGSRSGFHFHNTFIETMVETGFIGLLLLCSVLLVTVIGHLGRMLSQKVATESSILFGVAILLLMRAFVEVDTLNPYHVGSFLLYFAAGRLTLPAHRASQAQPRAFAPMPEDTHLRSVGLSSLFERPAR, from the coding sequence GTGAAAATTGCGAAAGCCAGCCTTATCACTGCCGGCGACAACGGTGCCTATGCGATCGTGGCGCTTGCCCTGTCGCTGTTCGTCTTTGCCTATTCGGCCCGTTTCGGCCAGGCGTCCATTCTGCTTTACTATGCCCTCTGGCTGCCTCTGCTGCTGGTGGATTACCGCGGCGTCCTGGGCAATCCCGCCCGCTATGCCTGGCTTTTCGCCTTTGCGATTTTCGCCTGTCTGTCTTTTTCCTGGTCGGCCGCGCCCGGGGTGACGGTCAGGGCCGGGCTTCAATATTTTTCGCATGTCGTCTGCGCCGTCATTGCGATGCGGGTCATCGATACGCGCAGCATGACACGGGGATTGATCGCCGGGACCGGGATTGTCCTGGCCTATTCGCTGCTGTTCGGCGTTTACCACCTCGATCCGCTCGATGGCGGCTATAGTTTCGTCGGCGCCTTTGCGTCCAAGAACCAGCTCGGTTTTTATGCCTCGCTCGGCGTCTACTTTGCTTTTGCCTGCGTTTTCCTGTTGCGCGACCGGGGCATCTGGATTTTTCCCACGGCAGCCGTTGGCTTGATGTCGGCCTATTGTCTCTACGCGTCCCAATCGGCGACTTCGGCGCTCACCACGGTTGCGGTCATCGGTATCAGCCTTGGTCTGCATGTCCTTGCTCCTTTGTCACCGCAAACCCGCAAGACGGTGTTCGTGGCGGTCGCGATTGTCGGCGTGGTTGGCGTCGTGGGTGCAATTTACGGGGGCGCCGTCGATAGCGTCCTTGGCATATTCGGTAAGGACTCGACATTGACGGGCCGTACCTACCTCTGGCAGCAGGGCATAGAGGCGGCCGGAGCCACCCCCCTGATCGGCGTTGGCTACCAGGCTTACTGGGTACAGGGTTTTGCCGAGGCCGAACGGCTCTGGGAAGAGTTCTATATCGGTTCGCGCAGCGGCTTCCACTTCCACAATACCTTCATCGAGACGATGGTGGAAACCGGGTTTATCGGCCTGCTGCTGCTGTGTTCGGTTCTGCTGGTCACCGTCATCGGCCATCTCGGCCGGATGCTCTCGCAAAAGGTAGCGACAGAGTCCTCGATACTCTTCGGCGTTGCGATCCTGCTGCTGATGCGTGCCTTCGTGGAGGTCGATACCCTCAATCCCTACCATGTCGGCTCGTTTCTCCTCTATTTTGCGGCGGGGCGACTGACCTTGCCAGCACATCGCGCATCTCAGGCGCAACCCCGCGCCTTCGCGCCGATGCCAGAGGATACGCATCTGCGCAGCGTCGGGCTTTCCAGCCTCTTCGAAAGACCGGCGCGATGA